The Dioscorea cayenensis subsp. rotundata cultivar TDr96_F1 chromosome 19, TDr96_F1_v2_PseudoChromosome.rev07_lg8_w22 25.fasta, whole genome shotgun sequence genome includes a window with the following:
- the LOC120250179 gene encoding derlin-2.2-like has protein sequence MEINKWKNLLKNYIKSQDEEVLLGFSFLMGTSTWVDILGMIASHAYYYLEDVYPKMTGHCPLKTPSFIKSLFADDNVVVAQPENVRFAPPTPELHQDYVL, from the exons ATGGAAATTAACAAGTGGAAGAATCTTTTAAAGAACTATATTAAGAGCCAAGATGAAGAG GTTCTTTTGGGCTTCTCTTTTCTCATGGGCACTAGTACATGGGTGGATATTCTG GGTATGATCGCTAGTCATGCTTACTATTACCTCGAAGATGTCTATCCAAAGATGACGGGCCATTGCCCATTGAAGACCCCTTCTTTCATCAAATCTCTATTTGCTGATGATAATGTTGTTGTGGCACAGCCAGAAAATGTGAGATTCGCCCCTCCAACACCAGAGCTTCATCAAGACTATGTACTCTAA
- the LOC120250122 gene encoding (-)-germacrene D synthase-like, which translates to MELVNSGPPPKVIRTTTTEPCFKVAKNEDVVVRPTAKFHPSVWGDYFITNPSLPSTHQEEQIKQRVQVLVEDVKVLLKDAKGSMREEMQLIDALQRLGVAYHFEQEINEALCFINTTSSSEQHSYSDDDLHFVALQFRLLRQHHYYVPPDVFNQFINDKGKFKEEMSNDLNGLLSLYEAAYLGIPGEDRLDEAIDFTRSHLQSLAKHIGPRLARKVKHALETPLRRRMSRLNARLYIAIYEEDIETRNDVVLELAKLDFHILQLLHREEVKMISMWWKDLSVPTKLTFARDRIVELYFWILGVYFEPHYSRARLMLVKVLAMFSLMDDIYDSYGTMAELLHFTNAIQRWDLKAADEMEECIQVVFLAIYHTIGEIEDEVLKDDKLYRIGYLRREFEKMTIAWLEEAKWRDDCYLPSLAEHLELSIRTTGYHAIACASFLGMGEIAGKESFDWATSFPQISKDISKISRLMDDVVGYEIDNKMERNHVVSTIHCCMNEFGDSLEEAKERLLQMVEDAWKDVNQECLHLTIPYALLARFVNLASMMETMYKNTDGYTQPSLLKNSISLLLVQPILC; encoded by the exons ATGGAGCTTGTGAACAGTGGCCCTCCTCCTAAAGTAATTCGTACTACTACAACGGAGCCGTGTTTCAAGGTTGCAAAGAATGAAGATGTGGTTGTTCGTCCCACTGCAAAGTTCCATCCATCTGTTTGGGGGGATTACTTCATCACAAATCCTTCATTACCCTCTACACATCAG GaggaacaaataaaacaaagagtGCAAGTACTCGTTGAGGATGTAAAGGTTTTGCTAAAGGATGCAAAGGGTTCAATGAGAGAGGAGATGCAACTCATTGATGCACTCCAACGCCTTGGTGTGGCTTATCACTTTGAACAAGAGATCAATGAAGCGTTATGCTTCATTAATACTACTAGTTCATCTGAACAGCATTCATATAGCGACGACGATCTTCATTTTGTTGCTCTTCAGTTTAGATTACTACGACAACATCACTATTATGTACCACcag ATGTCTTCAACCAGTTTATAAATGACAAAGGAAAGTTCAAAGAAGAAATGAGTAATGATTTGAATGGTTTGTTAAGCCTGTATGAAGCAGCTTACCTTGGAATCCCTGGAGAGGATCGGTTGGATGAAGCCATTGATTTCACAAGAAGCCATTTGCAGTCTCTTGCGAAGCATATAGGACCAAGGCTAGCACGAAAAGTTAAGCATGCATTGGAGACACCTTTGAGAAGGAGAATGAGTAGATTGAATGCCAGGTTATACATAGCCATTTATGAAGAAGACATTGAAACAAGGAATGATGTGGTGCTTGAGCTTGCAAAGCTTGATTTTCATATATTGCAATTGCTTCATAGAGAGGAGGTCAAAATGATCAGCAT GTGGTGGAAAGATCTAAGTGTGCCGACAAAGCTTACATTTGCTAGAGATAGGATAGTAGAACTCTACTTCTGGATATTAGGCGTATATTTTGAGCCCCATTATTCAAGGGCCAGGTTGATGTTGGTAAAGGTGTTAGCTATGTTTTCCCTTATGGATGATATTTATGATTCCTATGGCACGATGGCTGAGCTCCTACATTTCACTAATGCAATTCAAAG GTGGGACTTAAAGGCGGCtgatgagatggaggaatgtaTACAAGTAGTTTTCCTTGCCATATATCATACAATAGGAGAAATTGAAGATGAAGTACTCAAGGATGACAAGCTCTATCGCATTGGTTACCTCAGAAGAGAA TTTGAAAAGATGACTATTGCATGGCTAGAAGAAGCCAAATGGAGAGATGATTGTTATTTACCATCACTGGCTGAACATCTGGAGCTGTCGATAAGGACTACTGGTTACCATGCTATTGCATGTGCCTCATTCCTCGGTATGGGAGAAATAGCAGGGAAGGAGTCATTTGACTGGGCCACAAGTTTTCCTCAAATTAGCAAAGATATAAGCAAGATTTCTAGGCTCATGGATGATGTTGTGGGTTATGAG ATCGATAATAAGATGGAGAGAAACCATGTTGTTTCAACAATTCATTGCTGCATGAATGAGTTTGGAGACTCATTGGAAGAGGCAAAAGAAAGGTTGTTACAAATGGTGGAGGATGCATGGAAGGACGTTAATCAAGAGTGCCTACATCTAACTATACCATATGCTCTGCTTGCCAGATTCGTTAATCTTGCTAGTATGATGGAAACCATGTATAAAAATACAGATGGATATACTCAGCCAAGTTTATTGAAAAATTCCATCTCATTATTGTTGGTTCAACCAATATTATGTTGA